One region of Armatimonadota bacterium genomic DNA includes:
- a CDS encoding prepilin-type N-terminal cleavage/methylation domain-containing protein, producing MLRFFVDQKRRTAEGGFTLIELVVVLAILGILLALAVPRYLGARKRAYKAEIDNILQEAKTLSWAYYQEHNVFPDDITDIALQMPAGSAWQTPTVSAGGGSASSITWQAVGQSSGFPVGSSDSCSVVLSTNGDSNQGCSF from the coding sequence TTGCTTCGGTTCTTCGTCGACCAAAAGCGGCGCACCGCCGAGGGGGGCTTCACCCTCATCGAGCTGGTGGTCGTGCTGGCCATTCTCGGTATCCTGCTTGCGCTCGCCGTGCCGCGCTACCTGGGCGCCCGCAAGCGCGCCTACAAGGCGGAGATCGACAACATCCTCCAGGAGGCGAAGACGCTCTCCTGGGCCTACTACCAGGAGCACAATGTCTTCCCTGACGACATCACCGACATCGCCCTGCAGATGCCCGCCGGGTCAGCCTGGCAGACGCCGACGGTGTCGGCTGGCGGAGGTAGCGCTTCGTCTATTACGTGGCAGGCTGTTGGGCAGTCCAGCGGATTCCCCGTGGGTAGCTCCGACTCGTGTTCGGTCGTCCTTAGCACCAACGGCGACTCCAACCAGGGCTGCAGTTTCTAG
- a CDS encoding O-antigen ligase family protein, translating to MAVLVGIVAFSALVPLMPTNDMKADLTLLSGLVLVLGLYFLWRGGALSSRSRLDLPLIVFILAASLATVLSPRSFLSFVPSRSRGDGLLIYVVYVLMGWAAARLRPDSAKLVLRGGLAGAIVIAAVAVGQFYGADPLRLLGFRAVDPGVFFGILPLPTADLPYHGWRSFGTLGNPIFLGGYTLLVLPVIIAFVLASDRRCARYILLTALAGTYAALLASASRAAFAGLVLSVGMLLVVPPRLPRPWKRLVLVAGVLAAVTALLTLTGPGEELMGRARGGVSSQDGSLRMKLFVWKNILPLIAQRPIFGWGFSNLAGRLPGIGSKEYFEIYGFALSGIDTAHNEILHIAFSTGLLGLAAYLWIWAVVLKALLAAVRHSGEHRAVAAGILAGLAGYFLWLQSAWSHIGPANVFWTLAGIAVALERSGKEAAASAVLTSQR from the coding sequence GTGGCCGTCCTGGTGGGCATCGTGGCGTTTTCAGCTCTGGTCCCCCTCATGCCCACCAATGACATGAAGGCAGACCTTACGCTCCTTTCCGGGCTCGTCCTGGTACTGGGGCTGTACTTCCTCTGGCGGGGAGGGGCTTTGTCCTCTCGGTCCCGGCTAGACCTGCCCCTCATCGTCTTCATCCTTGCAGCCTCTCTGGCGACCGTGCTGTCGCCCAGGTCCTTCCTCAGTTTCGTCCCCTCCCGCAGCCGCGGCGACGGGCTCCTGATCTACGTCGTCTATGTGCTGATGGGTTGGGCCGCAGCGCGGCTGAGACCCGACAGTGCAAAGCTTGTGCTCAGGGGCGGTCTGGCGGGCGCGATTGTGATCGCGGCCGTGGCGGTGGGACAGTTCTATGGCGCCGACCCTTTACGCCTGCTGGGATTTCGCGCCGTTGACCCCGGCGTGTTTTTCGGTATTCTCCCTCTGCCAACCGCGGATCTTCCTTACCACGGCTGGCGCAGCTTTGGCACGCTGGGGAACCCTATTTTTCTGGGGGGCTACACACTGCTTGTTCTGCCGGTCATCATCGCCTTCGTACTGGCTTCAGATCGCCGGTGCGCCCGCTATATTCTGCTTACCGCTCTCGCCGGGACCTACGCAGCACTGCTTGCTTCGGCGAGCCGCGCTGCCTTTGCCGGGTTGGTCCTCTCCGTAGGGATGCTCTTGGTGGTTCCCCCACGCCTTCCACGTCCGTGGAAGCGCCTGGTGCTGGTGGCTGGTGTCCTGGCGGCGGTGACTGCCTTGCTCACCCTGACGGGACCCGGAGAGGAACTGATGGGCCGGGCGAGGGGAGGGGTCAGCTCTCAGGACGGGTCGTTGCGGATGAAGCTGTTTGTGTGGAAGAATATCCTCCCCCTCATCGCCCAGCGTCCGATCTTTGGCTGGGGGTTCTCTAATCTCGCCGGACGGCTGCCCGGCATCGGGTCAAAGGAATACTTTGAGATCTACGGATTTGCCTTGTCGGGTATCGACACCGCTCACAATGAGATCCTGCACATAGCTTTCAGCACGGGTCTACTCGGGCTGGCTGCGTACCTGTGGATCTGGGCCGTGGTCCTCAAGGCGCTCCTCGCAGCCGTCCGCCACAGCGGCGAGCACAGGGCCGTGGCTGCAGGGATTTTGGCCGGTCTGGCCGGATACTTCCTGTGGCTTCAGTCCGCCTGGAGCCACATCGGCCCGGCCAACGTTTTCTGGACCCTGGCAGGGATCGCAGTGGCGCTGGAGAGGTCGGGGAAGGAGGCCGCAGCGTCTGCTGTCCTCACCTCGCAGCGGTAA
- a CDS encoding DUF58 domain-containing protein, translating into MRVPSLRPTPEGAAALTLSGFFFLLATNLMAGWLFFLTAFLVAVVVVGAATALVGTRAIRVEEAVASPAVEEGTVTLLLRVRADRSVRFLRLAAAAGGRRGEVFFPVMRTGTGEHSSIRLPAPTRGVYPLKLRVISLGLLGMFRAERELPGRAEVVVRPRYQGLSHLPVGLCADGGPQDPQRRRGEELFGIREYQSGDPARHIHWRSSARHRRLLVKEFAAPQAPEVAIVVDTDRRQAEADLDAAARAAASIAWTALRRDWRVTLLWCGQDGPAAICGPWEQIWDALARLRADGPTLAQALARISPRLCGSAPVAVTSLPTATSTLPAGINTPSPAGSARLIAASGPSGPSQLPAPPIAPVVLVAPAGSAAGWEFDRDGGVRCAR; encoded by the coding sequence ATGCGGGTGCCGTCGTTGCGGCCGACACCTGAGGGCGCGGCCGCCCTGACCCTCAGCGGGTTCTTCTTCCTGCTGGCCACCAACCTGATGGCGGGTTGGCTCTTCTTTTTGACCGCGTTCCTGGTGGCGGTAGTGGTGGTGGGCGCGGCGACTGCCCTTGTGGGCACGCGGGCAATTCGGGTGGAGGAAGCGGTCGCCTCTCCTGCGGTGGAGGAGGGGACGGTCACGCTGCTGCTCCGGGTGCGCGCCGACCGGTCGGTCCGCTTCCTCCGCCTGGCGGCAGCGGCCGGCGGGCGGCGGGGCGAGGTCTTCTTCCCGGTGATGAGAACCGGAACCGGGGAGCACTCCTCCATCCGCCTGCCCGCCCCAACGCGCGGCGTCTATCCGTTGAAGCTCCGGGTCATCTCCCTGGGCCTGCTGGGCATGTTCCGCGCGGAGCGGGAGCTCCCCGGGCGGGCCGAGGTGGTGGTCCGCCCCCGCTATCAGGGGCTGAGTCACCTGCCGGTGGGCCTCTGCGCGGATGGAGGGCCGCAGGACCCGCAGCGCCGCCGCGGCGAGGAGCTCTTCGGCATCCGGGAGTACCAGTCAGGCGACCCGGCGCGCCACATTCACTGGCGCTCTTCGGCCCGGCACCGCCGGCTGCTGGTCAAGGAGTTTGCCGCCCCGCAGGCTCCCGAGGTGGCGATTGTCGTGGACACGGACCGCAGGCAGGCCGAGGCGGACCTGGACGCTGCGGCGCGGGCCGCCGCCTCCATCGCCTGGACCGCCCTGCGCCGCGACTGGCGTGTGACCCTGCTGTGGTGCGGACAGGACGGCCCGGCCGCCATCTGTGGCCCCTGGGAGCAGATCTGGGATGCCCTGGCCCGGCTGCGCGCTGACGGTCCGACGCTGGCTCAGGCTCTGGCCCGGATCAGCCCGCGGCTGTGCGGGAGTGCACCTGTCGCCGTAACCAGCCTCCCGACCGCCACAAGCACCCTACCGGCTGGTATAAACACCCCCTCCCCCGCCGGAAGCGCACGGCTGATCGCTGCGAGCGGCCCGTCGGGTCCCTCGCAGCTTCCCGCGCCGCCGATAGCTCCGGTGGTGCTGGTGGCTCCTGCGGGGTCTGCGGCCGGCTGGGAGTTCGATCGGGATGGAGGGGTCCGGTGCGCCCGCTGA
- a CDS encoding DUF86 domain-containing protein — protein MPVDRDVVVRKITLIGEDLLRLRPLAELSPEEYLSRLESQLAAERLLERMIGRMLDVNYHIALETRGVAPRDFFDSFLKLAELQVLPPEFARRIAQAAGLRNRLAHEYNEIDPGKVHQAARAALADIPLYLEHVQRFLDSLPHR, from the coding sequence ATGCCGGTTGACCGGGACGTCGTGGTCAGGAAGATCACGCTCATCGGCGAAGACCTGCTCCGCCTGCGCCCGCTGGCCGAGCTCTCTCCGGAGGAGTACCTGTCGCGCCTCGAGAGTCAGCTGGCCGCCGAGCGGCTGCTGGAGCGGATGATCGGGAGGATGCTGGACGTCAACTATCACATTGCGCTGGAGACACGCGGCGTCGCTCCGCGCGACTTCTTTGATTCCTTCCTCAAGCTGGCCGAACTGCAGGTGCTGCCGCCCGAGTTTGCCCGCCGCATCGCCCAGGCCGCCGGACTGCGCAACCGGCTGGCCCACGAATACAACGAGATCGATCCGGGCAAGGTCCACCAGGCCGCCCGGGCGGCACTTGCCGACATCCCTCTCTACCTGGAGCACGTGCAGCGGTTTCTTGACTCCCTGCCGCATCGCTGA
- a CDS encoding GtrA family protein, whose protein sequence is MPTVQATVRWLTVLDVRPVRFLLVGVTGVGVNTLVVWASTAGLYLQTTLAGVLAAALSTFTNFILNNFFTWSDRRSSDLRVVAGRLVRYYVTTGGGNLIYLAVLTVLVEVLGTRLFLANLVAIGTGGVFNYWVHNVWTWGKRRRR, encoded by the coding sequence GTGCCCACCGTACAGGCCACCGTTCGCTGGCTGACAGTGTTGGACGTGCGGCCCGTGCGATTTCTCCTGGTCGGCGTTACCGGGGTCGGCGTGAACACACTGGTTGTCTGGGCGAGCACGGCCGGTCTGTATCTCCAGACCACGCTCGCAGGTGTCCTGGCTGCGGCGCTGTCCACGTTCACGAACTTCATCCTGAACAACTTCTTCACGTGGTCGGACCGGCGCTCGTCCGACCTGCGTGTGGTTGCGGGGCGTCTGGTCCGCTACTACGTGACCACCGGCGGAGGCAACCTCATCTACCTGGCTGTCCTGACGGTACTGGTCGAGGTTCTCGGCACCCGGCTGTTTCTTGCTAACCTTGTGGCGATCGGCACAGGAGGCGTGTTCAACTACTGGGTGCACAATGTCTGGACCTGGGGGAAGAGACGTCGCCGGTGA
- a CDS encoding NYN domain-containing protein, whose protein sequence is MPRPSHRPQMAPETGTDPHVVAWLLTGGVKRQTLVKLAGRLGLTFPGTRLSTLPPDVIADALVDRWDEPDVRRAVVEVLNRSLPDERAGVARAGTDEEALKNLVREVIHASDPGRLDGLIWALAQSPHEVPRGLARGLIHSLEHMALHQEVSSAYAQVDDAESAHAEALTDLRVTRQELRRSERERDRLARSNADLSRRLVQATAELRAAASERKALQRELARLRRQLDEAREAVATRLAGAAELARLQEGLEAARQAEATWRARVDEVDAERRRLLADLEEMSRWLHRLPGRREDRDVRVAVFLDGENLLYSARAAFGERSQVSLSRILAAATRDRTLTEAVAYVGRLPVEGVWEPPQPTLADYQPPYRVRFQRPIKREGATWSGNWDVGIAVDILTRAGGVDAIALASGDGDFLPLLVYCRRHGIRTEVLAFPGSASSALALAADHYQELGPDVLWAAEEVSGSIPTR, encoded by the coding sequence TTGCCCCGCCCCTCCCACCGCCCGCAGATGGCCCCTGAGACCGGCACTGACCCCCACGTGGTCGCCTGGCTGCTCACCGGCGGGGTGAAACGCCAGACCCTGGTGAAGCTTGCCGGCCGCCTCGGCCTGACATTCCCCGGCACCCGGTTGAGCACCCTGCCTCCCGATGTGATCGCCGACGCCCTGGTGGACCGGTGGGACGAGCCCGATGTCCGCCGCGCCGTTGTCGAGGTCCTGAACCGATCGCTGCCGGACGAGCGTGCCGGTGTGGCCCGTGCCGGCACCGACGAGGAGGCGCTGAAGAACCTCGTCCGGGAGGTCATCCACGCCTCGGACCCAGGCCGCCTGGACGGGCTGATCTGGGCCCTGGCGCAGAGCCCCCACGAGGTGCCCCGGGGGCTGGCCAGGGGCCTTATCCACTCCCTCGAGCACATGGCGCTGCACCAGGAGGTCTCCTCCGCCTACGCTCAGGTAGATGACGCGGAGTCCGCCCACGCCGAGGCCCTGACCGACCTGCGGGTGACCCGCCAGGAGTTGCGCCGCTCTGAGCGCGAACGCGACCGGCTCGCCCGCTCAAACGCCGACCTGAGCCGCAGGCTGGTTCAGGCAACGGCAGAGCTGCGGGCGGCCGCCTCGGAGCGGAAGGCGCTGCAGCGTGAGCTGGCCAGGCTCCGCCGTCAGCTCGACGAGGCCCGGGAGGCCGTAGCCACCCGCCTGGCCGGGGCAGCAGAACTGGCCCGCCTGCAGGAGGGATTGGAGGCCGCGCGTCAGGCTGAGGCCACCTGGCGCGCCCGGGTGGACGAAGTCGACGCGGAGCGCCGGCGGCTGCTGGCGGATCTCGAGGAGATGAGCCGCTGGCTCCACCGGCTGCCTGGTCGGCGGGAGGACCGCGACGTGCGTGTGGCAGTATTCCTGGACGGCGAGAACCTGCTCTACAGCGCCCGGGCGGCCTTCGGCGAGCGTAGCCAGGTTTCCCTGAGCCGGATCCTGGCTGCGGCCACGCGCGACCGTACCCTGACGGAGGCAGTGGCCTACGTGGGCCGCCTCCCGGTGGAGGGCGTCTGGGAGCCGCCGCAGCCGACCCTGGCCGACTACCAGCCGCCCTACCGCGTCCGCTTCCAGCGTCCCATCAAGCGCGAGGGCGCCACGTGGAGCGGCAACTGGGACGTGGGCATCGCCGTGGACATCCTCACCCGCGCGGGCGGGGTGGATGCCATCGCACTGGCCAGCGGCGACGGCGACTTCCTGCCGCTGCTGGTCTACTGCAGGCGGCATGGGATCCGCACCGAGGTGCTGGCCTTTCCGGGATCCGCTTCCAGCGCCCTGGCCCTGGCCGCCGATCACTACCAGGAACTTGGCCCCGACGTCCTCTGGGCGGCCGAGGAGGTGTCGGGAAGCATTCCCACGAGGTAA
- a CDS encoding MoxR family ATPase — protein sequence MRVATDARRLVDNIERVIVGKREPVELVVTALLAGGHVLLQDVPGVGKTMLARALARSIGGEVSRIQCTPDLLPADITGSSVVDQRALELRFVPGPIFANVVLADELNRATPRTQAAFLEPLDEGQVTVDGRTHPLPQPFFLLATLNPTEHHGIYPLPEGQLDRFTVATSLGYPGFEDELQMLGTHVARHPIDDLAPVLTPEGVVAMQREVRAVFVSEAVRRYALQILAATRTAPGVVLGCSPRAGIALLRVAQARAAAAGREFVLPDDIKALAVPVLAHRMLVRPETGPAAGIIRTLLEEVPAPPTLDAPAGRP from the coding sequence ATGAGGGTTGCCACTGACGCCCGGCGCCTCGTCGACAACATCGAGCGCGTCATCGTCGGCAAGCGCGAGCCCGTGGAGCTGGTGGTCACGGCGCTGCTGGCCGGCGGGCATGTCCTCCTGCAGGACGTCCCCGGGGTAGGCAAGACGATGCTGGCGCGGGCCCTGGCCCGCTCCATCGGCGGAGAGGTCTCCCGCATCCAGTGCACCCCCGACCTCTTGCCCGCTGACATCACCGGCAGCTCCGTAGTCGACCAGCGGGCCTTGGAGCTACGCTTCGTCCCCGGGCCCATCTTCGCCAACGTGGTCCTGGCCGACGAGCTGAACCGGGCCACCCCGCGCACGCAGGCCGCCTTCCTCGAGCCGCTGGACGAAGGCCAGGTGACCGTGGACGGCCGCACTCATCCGCTCCCCCAGCCCTTCTTCCTGCTGGCCACCCTCAACCCCACGGAGCACCACGGCATCTACCCTCTGCCCGAGGGGCAGCTCGACCGGTTCACCGTGGCCACCTCCCTGGGCTACCCCGGCTTCGAGGACGAGCTCCAGATGCTGGGCACGCACGTGGCGCGCCATCCCATCGACGATCTGGCGCCGGTGCTCACTCCCGAGGGAGTGGTGGCCATGCAACGGGAGGTGCGCGCGGTGTTCGTCAGCGAGGCAGTGCGCCGCTACGCCCTGCAGATTCTCGCGGCCACGCGCACCGCGCCCGGTGTGGTGTTGGGGTGCAGCCCGCGAGCGGGGATCGCCCTCCTGCGGGTGGCGCAGGCGCGAGCGGCAGCCGCCGGGCGGGAATTCGTGCTGCCCGACGACATCAAGGCGCTGGCGGTCCCCGTGCTCGCCCACCGGATGCTCGTCCGGCCGGAGACGGGCCCCGCCGCCGGCATTATCCGGACGCTCCTGGAGGAGGTCCCGGCCCCGCCGACGCTGGACGCCCCGGCCGGCCGCCCCTGA
- a CDS encoding glycosyltransferase family 39 protein yields the protein MIPIIPATRAAPALWLKSQVSALAGVLLLALVLRLYALEAKSLSFDELYSFFVARHTLSGITRLIGQHDTHPPLYYATLRLWMAAVGSSEVALRLLSILGGLTTVFLTYLVAARLASPAVGLIAALIVATSPFHIQATQEVRMYPWLGVWIWLGAWALLQWLDGDRRGWLALYGLATVLSLYTHYLAFFMLPAHAVYLTATHTSRRKMIAWATCLLAISVLYLPWVPMVAQQVASGRGWPQFRPPLTYHTITDLLGFLAFGGRLFGMGTYFTVGRADLVTLAPLLLPFLLLAAYGLSILAATSSAWFLASWGGVPVILAFAFSIKWNIFYPRYFSFLEPVFAIALAAGIYYLAAGFSSYRWLAVVGLLLLPVSFSVPVLAEYYRVPGYSDWRAASRYLEASIKPDDALLFVPAIGREMMRYYLSYKNESLAMDPGEVLKTDVTGAQAVLGAEKIAAMARRHPRLWIVATLPLGYPARSRLNEILGPYFIETWGRDFHRVYLFLLKSRVRTASAAP from the coding sequence GTGATTCCTATCATTCCTGCAACGCGTGCGGCTCCCGCCCTGTGGCTAAAGTCTCAAGTCAGCGCCCTGGCCGGTGTTCTCTTGCTTGCGCTGGTTCTCCGCCTCTATGCCCTTGAAGCGAAGAGCCTGTCCTTTGACGAACTCTACAGCTTTTTCGTAGCCCGGCACACGCTTTCAGGCATCACGCGGCTGATTGGCCAACACGACACCCATCCTCCGCTTTACTACGCGACGCTCCGTCTGTGGATGGCGGCTGTCGGCAGCAGTGAGGTCGCGCTTCGATTGCTCTCCATACTTGGAGGTCTCACTACAGTCTTTCTTACCTACCTGGTGGCGGCTCGCCTCGCCTCACCGGCAGTGGGCCTGATAGCGGCATTGATCGTCGCCACGTCACCTTTCCACATCCAAGCGACGCAGGAAGTGCGCATGTATCCGTGGCTGGGTGTGTGGATCTGGTTGGGCGCCTGGGCCCTCCTGCAATGGCTCGATGGGGATCGCCGCGGGTGGCTTGCCCTCTACGGTCTCGCAACGGTACTGAGCCTCTACACGCATTACCTTGCCTTCTTCATGCTTCCCGCGCACGCAGTGTACCTGACCGCTACGCACACCTCTCGGCGAAAGATGATTGCCTGGGCGACGTGTCTACTCGCTATTAGCGTGCTCTACCTGCCGTGGGTGCCCATGGTGGCGCAGCAGGTCGCTTCCGGTCGCGGCTGGCCCCAGTTCCGACCTCCGCTTACCTATCACACCATCACAGATCTGCTGGGTTTTCTGGCTTTTGGCGGCCGCCTGTTCGGCATGGGGACCTACTTCACGGTTGGAAGGGCCGATCTCGTCACCCTCGCTCCTTTGCTGTTACCGTTTCTCCTGCTGGCCGCCTATGGGTTGTCCATCTTAGCTGCGACATCCTCCGCGTGGTTCCTCGCCTCGTGGGGAGGAGTTCCAGTCATCCTGGCTTTCGCCTTCTCAATCAAGTGGAACATCTTCTATCCTCGGTACTTCTCGTTCCTGGAGCCGGTATTTGCCATTGCCCTGGCTGCCGGGATCTACTACCTCGCGGCGGGATTTTCGTCCTATCGCTGGCTGGCAGTGGTGGGTCTGCTGCTGTTGCCCGTGTCGTTCTCTGTCCCGGTGCTTGCGGAGTATTACCGAGTACCCGGATACAGCGACTGGCGTGCAGCCTCCCGCTACCTTGAGGCAAGCATCAAGCCGGATGATGCACTTCTGTTCGTGCCCGCGATCGGCAGGGAGATGATGCGCTACTATCTTTCCTACAAGAACGAATCACTCGCCATGGATCCTGGCGAAGTTCTCAAGACGGATGTCACAGGCGCTCAAGCCGTGCTGGGCGCCGAGAAGATTGCTGCCATGGCCCGGCGCCACCCCCGGCTCTGGATTGTGGCCACGCTGCCGCTGGGCTATCCGGCGCGGAGCCGGCTCAACGAGATACTCGGTCCCTATTTCATCGAGACGTGGGGGCGGGATTTCCACCGCGTATACCTGTTTCTCCTGAAATCCAGAGTTAGGACGGCCTCCGCTGCGCCGTGA
- a CDS encoding glycosyltransferase codes for MIWIVLPAYNEARNLPALGEGIARTMNGLGQPYRVVMVDDGSTDGTRSVAAALSARLPIRVLGHDHNHGLPAALLAAFRWVLPLAGQDDAIVTMDADNTQPPELIPGMVAALERGADVVVASRYVAGADQLGVPVLRRILSRGARILLAVRFGLRGVRDYSSGFRMYRARLLQAAVERYGSSLIATRGFAVMPELLVKLSVFHPKIAEVPLRLRYDRKQGRSKIRLARTIVEYLRLLVRPGVAPASAQGDRHG; via the coding sequence GTGATCTGGATTGTCCTCCCTGCGTACAACGAGGCCAGAAATCTCCCGGCATTAGGGGAAGGGATCGCCCGGACCATGAATGGCCTGGGCCAGCCGTACCGGGTTGTCATGGTGGATGACGGCAGCACTGACGGAACGAGGAGCGTGGCGGCTGCCCTCTCCGCACGTCTTCCCATCCGGGTTCTCGGGCACGACCACAATCATGGACTGCCGGCTGCCCTGCTCGCAGCCTTTCGTTGGGTCCTCCCTTTGGCGGGGCAGGATGATGCCATCGTCACCATGGACGCGGACAACACTCAGCCTCCTGAACTCATTCCCGGCATGGTGGCAGCACTCGAGCGCGGGGCGGACGTTGTGGTTGCCTCACGCTATGTGGCGGGCGCCGACCAGTTGGGTGTGCCTGTACTGCGCCGCATCCTCAGCCGCGGTGCCCGTATCCTCCTGGCCGTTCGGTTTGGTCTGCGCGGCGTTAGGGACTACTCCTCCGGCTTCCGGATGTACCGCGCCCGCCTCCTCCAGGCAGCAGTCGAGCGTTATGGTAGCAGCCTCATTGCGACACGGGGGTTCGCGGTGATGCCAGAACTGCTGGTGAAGTTGAGCGTGTTCCATCCAAAGATCGCAGAGGTTCCTCTGCGGCTGCGCTACGACCGCAAGCAGGGGAGAAGCAAGATTCGGCTGGCCCGGACTATTGTCGAGTACCTGCGGTTACTTGTCAGGCCCGGGGTTGCGCCTGCTTCCGCGCAGGGGGACCGGCATGGCTGA
- a CDS encoding nucleotidyltransferase domain-containing protein has product MEISPEQACELRRVAERHGLRLIVAFGSRATGRAHAGSDLDLAVLPRPGKRISMRAFGELAADLSRVFPQVEVDLSLIPYADALFLKKIFETAVLLFGEETDFRRYRVYAFRRFSEYQPYLQREAQAARALIHRLRHAG; this is encoded by the coding sequence ATGGAGATCAGCCCTGAGCAGGCTTGCGAGCTGAGACGCGTCGCCGAGCGGCATGGGCTGCGGTTGATCGTGGCCTTTGGGTCCCGCGCGACAGGTCGAGCCCACGCGGGCAGCGATCTCGACCTCGCCGTCCTGCCGAGGCCGGGGAAGAGGATCTCCATGCGCGCATTCGGCGAGCTGGCCGCGGATCTCTCGCGGGTGTTTCCACAGGTCGAAGTCGACCTCTCGCTCATCCCGTATGCCGACGCGCTGTTCCTGAAGAAGATCTTCGAGACGGCGGTGCTGCTCTTCGGCGAGGAGACCGACTTCCGTCGCTACCGCGTTTACGCCTTCCGCCGCTTCAGTGAATACCAGCCCTACCTCCAGCGGGAGGCGCAGGCGGCCAGGGCGCTCATCCACCGGCTCCGCCATGCCGGTTGA
- a CDS encoding glycosyltransferase family 39 protein codes for MDAHLVETRSDVVVAARKLRLDLRVIIVPLLVTTAAAVGVALRGYGLSKGLWFDEAYSFWIARQPLLDVPRLLRVYDTHPPFYYMLLHVWMAIAGQTEAAIRIPSALAGAVLIPLTFLLARRLSGATVGVLAAGIVASSPYLIAASQEARMYSFLGVFTLGATYALLLGLEEGRRRYWVAYAALMVLAVYTHHFALLVLLAHAVYLVATLRHGPALKWWLACVLVIVIAYLPLLPSLPPQVTTVRSWPSIRPPLRLSDLVDVLAMWSFGGGLFGTATYFRKGFYSGVIPETCVLSPLRFTDPSPPKVCLDQPAYPLLALIPFILLVLTGVSRLERRGRLLILACWLVPFLIVALISLQWNFFQKRYFSFLTPFFSVLVAAGILQTVHTVRHIRPVAAAAGLLAFLGAYTIPALFAYFTAPPTHDWRAAAAYVRQHASREDVLLFMPAFTRLPFEYYFHGDQATVSINPREILKGRQVVGFRVEADSRAIAALALRHPRLWIVAAAPIGVEGRHELLQQVPGSFREAAGVGFGYVYVFRWDSQRFTPATR; via the coding sequence ATGGACGCTCACCTCGTTGAGACGCGATCCGATGTAGTGGTTGCAGCGAGAAAGCTGCGCCTCGATCTTCGCGTTATCATCGTTCCCCTTCTGGTAACAACGGCTGCCGCGGTCGGTGTTGCCCTCAGGGGATACGGCCTTAGCAAGGGCTTATGGTTTGACGAGGCATACAGTTTTTGGATCGCCCGGCAGCCCCTCTTGGATGTGCCCCGGCTACTCCGTGTCTACGATACCCACCCACCCTTCTATTACATGCTTCTCCACGTCTGGATGGCGATTGCAGGCCAAACTGAGGCTGCGATTCGCATTCCTTCTGCGCTCGCCGGGGCGGTCCTGATCCCGCTCACTTTTCTCCTGGCCCGCCGGCTCAGCGGAGCAACCGTGGGGGTGCTGGCCGCAGGGATTGTGGCTTCCTCGCCGTACCTCATCGCCGCATCTCAAGAAGCACGGATGTACTCGTTCCTTGGGGTCTTCACCCTGGGTGCTACCTATGCGCTCCTGCTTGGCTTAGAAGAGGGCAGGCGGCGCTACTGGGTCGCCTATGCGGCTCTGATGGTCCTGGCCGTCTACACGCATCACTTCGCCTTGCTGGTCCTGCTGGCGCATGCGGTCTACCTGGTTGCGACACTCCGGCATGGTCCTGCGCTCAAGTGGTGGCTTGCATGCGTCCTCGTCATCGTGATTGCCTATCTGCCACTGCTTCCGAGTTTGCCTCCACAGGTGACCACGGTCCGGTCGTGGCCGTCGATTCGGCCCCCGTTGCGCCTCAGCGACCTCGTTGATGTACTTGCGATGTGGAGCTTCGGAGGGGGCCTGTTCGGGACGGCAACGTACTTCCGCAAGGGTTTCTATTCAGGAGTAATCCCAGAAACGTGCGTTCTGAGTCCACTCCGCTTCACTGACCCGTCGCCGCCCAAGGTCTGTCTGGACCAGCCAGCCTACCCCCTGTTAGCACTTATCCCGTTTATCTTGCTGGTCCTGACAGGGGTGAGTCGGTTAGAAAGACGAGGACGCCTGCTGATTCTGGCGTGCTGGCTCGTTCCCTTCCTAATAGTGGCGCTCATCTCACTGCAGTGGAATTTCTTCCAGAAGCGCTACTTCTCCTTCTTGACGCCTTTCTTCTCTGTGCTGGTCGCTGCGGGGATTCTGCAGACGGTCCATACGGTGCGGCACATCAGGCCCGTAGCTGCAGCAGCCGGGCTGCTCGCGTTTCTAGGGGCGTATACTATTCCTGCTCTTTTCGCCTACTTCACTGCCCCGCCGACTCATGACTGGCGTGCAGCGGCCGCATACGTTCGCCAACATGCTTCGCGGGAGGACGTACTGCTGTTCATGCCCGCGTTCACCCGCCTGCCATTCGAGTACTATTTCCATGGAGATCAGGCTACGGTCTCGATTAACCCGCGCGAAATCCTCAAGGGGAGGCAAGTAGTGGGTTTCCGCGTGGAGGCTGATAGCAGAGCGATTGCCGCGCTCGCCCTACGCCACCCTCGCTTGTGGATCGTCGCCGCGGCGCCGATTGGGGTAGAGGGGCGCCATGAGCTGCTCCAGCAGGTGCCCGGCAGTTTTCGTGAGGCTGCCGGCGTCGGCTTTGGCTACGTTTACGTGTTCCGCTGGGATTCTCAGCGCTTCACTCCGGCGACCCGGTGA